One genomic segment of Scomber japonicus isolate fScoJap1 chromosome 23, fScoJap1.pri, whole genome shotgun sequence includes these proteins:
- the LOC128353338 gene encoding kinesin-like protein KIF21A isoform X1 codes for MTSGPDESSVRVALRIRPQLAKEKIEGCHICTYVMPGEPQVFLGKDKAFTYDYVFDMDSQQETIYTHCTESLIDGCFEGYNATIFAYGQTGSGKTYTMGTGFDVSIGEEELGIIPRAVHHLFRGIEERRQAATEQGRPVPEFKINAQFLELYNEEVLDLFDSTRDIEARKQRSNIKIHEDANGGIYTVGVTTRTVTSAAEMIQCLKLGALSRTTASTQMNVQSSRSHAIFTIHLCQVRVCSPDNNDNATDNRLANNSEINEFETLTAKFHFVDLAGSERLKRTGATGDRAKEGISINCGLLALGNVISALGDRSKRSTHVPYRDSKLTRLLQDSLGGNSQTVMIACISPSDRDFMETLNSLKYANRARNIKNKVIVNQDRASQQISTLRTEIARLQMELMEYKTGKRMVGEDGMEGINDLVHENSMLQTENNNLRVRVKAMQETIDAQRGRLTQILSDHANQALAKAGEGNEEIGNMIQNYIKEIEELRAKLLESEAVNENLRKNLSRASTRSSLYGGPGSFSTALLAPEKEASEVIEMAKRDLQKLKKKEKKKKKRLRRCKENHHQEVEDASVIKEEVPDNDQEQSTEDADVEVSDHEEGEEGEGEEEDSDMAGEDTSEESDSEDLDEKENVQADLANITCEIAIKQKLIDELENSQRRLHTLKQQYEQKLSMLQNKIRDTQLERDKVLHNMGSVESGTEEKAKKIKVEYERKLTSMNKELQKLQSAQKEHARLLKNQSQYEKQLKKLQLDVTEMKKTKVSLMRQMKEQQERNRVTECRRNREIASLKKDQRRAEHQLKQVEAQKRQQELVLRRKTEEVTALRRQVRPVSGKMTRKVSLPEPLQEPSHRASLGRLQSSVASPSNGARSSPVRMGSIYLNRTARTKWQSLERRVTDIIMQRMTISNMETDMNRLLKQREELTKRRERVSRKREKMAVEGADADRSLASLNEELESLSANIDYINDSIADCQANIMQMEEAKEEGDTVDVTAVISSCNLSEARFVLDHFVTMALNKGLQAAQKESQLKVMEGRLKQTEINSATQNQLLFHMLKEKAEINPELDALLGSALQENGDDSSSDESTPSPATEGSTLASDLMKLCGESRPRSKARRRTTTQMELLYAGSGDPSCESPTGDFSAPLLPLTERLEGLADMQGHAAGQMPDREQTVSPSALSARPAGISRSRSPTGTERRQLERSPLTRRKLQEKGTTATHIPAPIHTPPVSTAEPKTKGSDYKTMLDESPPFEGHRGVINPVTSPKNSRGTKLQCVYVAEGHTKPVLCVDATDDLLFTGSKDRTCKVWNLVTGQEIMSLAEHPSSVVSVRYTSSLVFTVSNAYIKVWDIRDSAKCIRTLTSSGQVGTGDTCSSARSLSIPPGESQINQITLNPSGSFLYAAAGNSVRMWDLRKFVSTGKLTGHLGPVMCLTVDKLGSGQDIVLTGSKDRHIKMFEVAEGAQGSVTSSHTFDPAHQDSVESLAVHGDIFYSGSRDYYIKKWDFASKQLLQQSVSAQTDWISALGMVPGSPVLLSGCRGGLLRLWHADTLAPLGEVRGHDSPINGMATNSSQLFTASDDRTVKIWEAKGSLEDGVH; via the exons GATTCGTCCTCAGTTGGCCAAAGAGAAGATTGAGGGCTGTCACATCTGTACGTATGTAATGCCCGGGGAGCCACAGGTGTTCCTTGGTAAGGACAAAGCCTTCACTTATGACTACGTCTTCGATATGGACAGCCAGCAGGAAACCATCTACACCCACTGCACAGAGAGCCTCATCGATGGCTGCTTCGAGGGCTACAATGCCACAATCTTTGCTTACGGACAG ACGGGTTCAGGGAAGACCTACACCATGGGAACTGGCTTCGATGTCAGCATCGGTGAGGAAGAGCTGGGTATCATTCCCCGGGCCGTCCACCACCTGTTCCGAGGGATCGAGGAACGCAGACAGGCTGCCACCGAGCAGGGCAGGCCTGTTCCTGAGTTCAAAATCAACGCCCAGTTCCTGGAg CTGTACAATGAGGAGGTGCTGGACTTGTTCGACTCAACGCGAGACATTGAGGCCAGGAAACAGAGATCCAACATCAAAATCCACGAGGACGCCAATGGAGGCATCTACACCGTGGGCGTCACCACTCGCACCGTCACCTCTGCGGCTGAG aTGATTCAGTGTTTGAAGCTGGGTGCTCTGTCTCGAACCACTGCCAGCACCCAGATGAACGTCCAGAGTTCACGCTCCCACGCCATCTTCACCATCCACCTGTGCCAAGTTCGAGTATGCTCACCCGATAACAAC GATAATGCAACAGACAACCGTCTAGCTAACAACTCAGAGATTAATGAGTTTGAGACGCTTACAGCCAAGTTCCACTTTGTGGACCTCGCTGGTTCAGAGAGACTGAAGAGAACCGGAGCTACAGGAGACAGAGCGAAAGAGGGCATCTCCATCAACTGTGGCCTG CTCGCCCTGGGAAATGTCATCAGTGCTCTGGGAGACAGGAGTAAGCGTTCCACTCATGTGCCTTACAGAGACTCCAAACTGACccggctgctgcaggactcaCTAGGTGGCAACAG TCAAACAGTGATGATCGCCTGTATCAGCCCATCGGACCGGGACTTCATGGAGACCCTGAACTCACTGAAGTACGCCAACCGAGCTCGAAACATCAAGAACAAGGTGATAGTGAACCAGGACCGAGCCAGCCAGCAGATCAGCACCCTGAGGACGGAGATAGCACGACTGCAGATGGAGCTGATGGAGTACAAGACG GGTAAGCGCATGGTGGGTGAAGATGGCATGGAGGGAATCAATGACTTGGTCCATGAGAACTCGATGTTGCAGACTGAGAACAATAATCTGAGAGTGAGGGTGAAGGCCATGCAGGAGACCATCGACGCCCAGAGAGGCAGACTCACACAGATACTCAGCGACCATGCCAACCAGGCCCTGGCCAAAGCAG GTGAAGGCAATGAAGAGATCGGGAACATGATTCAGAACTACATCAAAGAAATCGAGGAGCTCAG aGCCAAACTTCTTGAGAGTGAGGCTGTTAACGAGAACCTCAGGAAGAACCTCTCTCGGGCTTCCACTCGATCCTCGCTGTATGGCGGCCCTGGCTCCTTCTCCACCGCCCTCCTCGCACCTGAGAAGGAGGCCAGCGAGGTCATTGAGATGGCCAAGAGGGATCTGCAGAAACtcaagaagaaggaaaagaagaagaaaaagag GCTAAGACGATGCAAGGAGAATCACCACCAAGAGGTTGAAGACGCCAG TGTTATCAAAGAAGAAGTCCCAGATAATGACCAGGAGCAAAGCACTGAGGATGCAGATGTG GAGGTCAGCGACCATGAAGAAggtgaagaaggagaaggagaagaggaggactCTGACATGGCGGGAGAGGATACGTCTGAGGAGTCTGACTCTGAAGACCTGGATGAGAAAG AAAACGTCCAGGCTGACCTGGCCAACATCACCTGTGAGATCGCCATCAAGCAGAAGCTCATAGATGAGCTGGAGAACAGCCAGCGGCGTCTGCACACTCTCAAACAGCAGTATGAGCAGAAGCTGTCGATGCTGCAGAACAAGATCAGGGACACGCAACTGGAGAGGGACAAGGTGCTGCACAATATGG GTTCAGTGGAGTCTGGTACGGAGGAGAAGGCAAAGAAGATTAAAGTAGAGTACGAGAGGAAGCTGACCTCCATGAACAAAGAGCTGCAGAAGCTTCAGTCCGCTCAGAAGGAACACGCCCGCCTGCTGAAGAACCAGTCCCAGTATGAGAAACAGCTCAAGAAGCTCCAGCTTGATGTGACTGAGATGAAGAAGACCAAG GTGTCACTGATGCGTCAGATGAAGGAGCAGCAGGAACGCAACAGAGTCACAGAGTgcaggaggaacagagagatTGCCTCTTTGAAGAAAGATCAGCGCAGAGCTGAG CATCAACTGAAGCAGGTGGAGGCTCAGAAAAGACAACAGGAGCTTGTCCTGCGCAGGAAGACTGAAGAG GTGACGGCTCTCAGACGGCAGGTGAGGCCTGTGTCAGGCAAGATGACCAGGAAGGTCAGCTTACCTGAACCTCTTCAGGAGCCGTCGCACCGAGCCAGCCTGGGAAGGCTGCAGTCCTCGGTGGCGTCCCCATCCAATGGAGCCAG GAGTTCTCCAGTACGGATGGGAAGCATCTACCTCAACCGGACAGCCAGGACCAAATGGCAGTCATTGGAGAGACGCGTCACTGACATCATCATGCAGAGGATGACCATCTCTAACATGGAGACGGATATGAACCGACTGCTGAAG CAAAGAGAGGAGCTGACCAAGCGGAGGGAGCGAGTGTccaggaagagagaaaagatggcAGTGGAGGGGGCGGATGCCGACCGCTCCCTGGCCTCCCTCAATGAGGAGCTGGAGTCTCTGAGCGCCAACATCGACTACATCAATGACAGCATTGCTGACTGCCAGGCCAACATCATGCAGATGGAGGAGGCAAAG GAGGAAGGAGACACAGTGGATGTTACCGCAGTGATAAGCTCCTGTAATCTGTCAGAGGCCCGCTTCGTTCTGGACCACTTTGTGACGATGGCCCTCAATAAG GGTCTGCAGGCGGCTCAGAAGGAGTCCCAGCTGAAGGTGATGGAGGGCAGGTTGAAACAGACAGAGATCAACAGCGCCACCCAGAACCAGCTGCTGTTTCACATGCTGAAGGAGAAAGCTGAGATCAACCCTGAGCTGGACGCCTTGCTGGGCAGCGCTCTGCAAG aGAATGGAgatgacagcagcagtgatgaGTCCACCCCCAGTCCAGCCACAGAGGGCAG CACACTGGCATCAGACCTAATGAAGTTATGTGGTGAATCCAGACCGAGAAGTAAG GCTCGAAGACGAACCACCACCCAGATGGAGCTGCTTTACGCTGGCAGCGGGGATCCATCCTGTGAATCCCCCACCGGAGACTTCTCTGCCCCTTTGCTTCCCCTCACAGAGCGTCTGGAAGGCTTGGCGGACATGCAGGGTCACGCGGCTGGTCAAATGCCTGACCGCGAGCAAACTGTTTCCCCATCTGCACTGTCTGCCAGGCCAGCTGGCAT TTCTAGATCCAGGTCACCCACAGGGACTGAGAGGAGGCAGCTGGAGCGGTCACCTCTCACCCGAAGGAAGCTGCAAGAGAAAGGAACAACGGCGACACACATCCCAGcacccatacacacacctcCAGTCAGCACAGCAGAGCCTAAAACTAAAGGCAGTGACTACAAAACAAT gTTAGACGAGTCACCTCCATTTGAAGGCCATAG AGGTGTAATCAACCCCGTGACGTCCCCTAAGAACAGCCGGGGGACAAAACTTCAGTGCGTCTATGTAGCTGAGGGCCACACCAAACCTGTTCTCTGTGTGGACGCCACTGATGATCTGCTCTTCACAGGATCCAAAG aTCGAACATGTAAGGTGTGGAACTTGGTGACAGGTCAGGAGATCATGTCACTAGCAGAGCATCCCAGCAGTGTCGTCTCAGTCAG ATACACTTCCAGCCTCGTCTTCACAGTTTCCAACGCTTACATCAAAGTCTGGGACATACGAGATTCTGCCAAGTGTATACGCACTCTCAC GTCGTCAGGCCAGGTGGGTACAGGGGACACCTGTTCTTCAGCCAGGAGTTTATCCATCCCACCAGGAGAGAGTCAGATCAACCAGATCACACTCAACCCTTCTGGCTCCTTCCTTTATGCTGCTGCTGGCAATTCTGTGCGCATGTGGGACCTCCGCAA gtttgtgtccacagggaaGCTGACTGGCCATTTGGGACCTGTCATGTGTCTGACTGTTGATAAATTGGGTAGTGGACAGGACATTGTGCTCACTGGCTCCAAAGACCGTCATATTAAA atgtttgaGGTGGCAGAAGGTGCTCAGGGTAGCGTCACCTCCAGCCATACGTTTGATCCCGCCCATCAGGACAGCGTGGAGTCCCTGGCCGTGCATGGAGACATTTTCTACAGCGGATCCAGAGACTACTACATCAAAAAGTGGGACTTTGCCAGTAAACAGCTGCTACAG CAGTCAGTCAGTGCCCAGACAGACTGGATTAGTGCTCTGGGCATGGTGCCAGGCTCACCGGTACTGCTTAGCGGGTGTAGAGGAGGGCTGCTGCGCCTCTGGCACGCCGACACGCTAGCACCCCTTGGCGAGGTACGAGGACATGACAGCCCCATCAACGGCATGGCCACCAACAGCAGCCAACTGTTCACCGCTTCTGA tgACCGTACTGTGAAGATTTGGGAAGCCAAAGGATCTCTAGAGGATGGAGTCCACTGA
- the LOC128353338 gene encoding kinesin-like protein KIF21A isoform X2 — translation MTSGPDESSVRVALRIRPQLAKEKIEGCHICTYVMPGEPQVFLGKDKAFTYDYVFDMDSQQETIYTHCTESLIDGCFEGYNATIFAYGQTGSGKTYTMGTGFDVSIGEEELGIIPRAVHHLFRGIEERRQAATEQGRPVPEFKINAQFLELYNEEVLDLFDSTRDIEARKQRSNIKIHEDANGGIYTVGVTTRTVTSAAEMIQCLKLGALSRTTASTQMNVQSSRSHAIFTIHLCQVRVCSPDNNDNATDNRLANNSEINEFETLTAKFHFVDLAGSERLKRTGATGDRAKEGISINCGLLALGNVISALGDRSKRSTHVPYRDSKLTRLLQDSLGGNSQTVMIACISPSDRDFMETLNSLKYANRARNIKNKVIVNQDRASQQISTLRTEIARLQMELMEYKTGKRMVGEDGMEGINDLVHENSMLQTENNNLRVRVKAMQETIDAQRGRLTQILSDHANQALAKAGEGNEEIGNMIQNYIKEIEELRAKLLESEAVNENLRKNLSRASTRSSLYGGPGSFSTALLAPEKEASEVIEMAKRDLQKLKKKEKKKKKRLRRCKENHHQEVEDASVIKEEVPDNDQEQSTEDADVEVSDHEEGEEGEGEEEDSDMAGEDTSEESDSEDLDEKENVQADLANITCEIAIKQKLIDELENSQRRLHTLKQQYEQKLSMLQNKIRDTQLERDKVLHNMGSVESGTEEKAKKIKVEYERKLTSMNKELQKLQSAQKEHARLLKNQSQYEKQLKKLQLDVTEMKKTKVSLMRQMKEQQERNRVTECRRNREIASLKKDQRRAEHQLKQVEAQKRQQELVLRRKTEEVTALRRQVRPVSGKMTRKVSLPEPLQEPSHRASLGRLQSSVASPSNGARSSPVRMGSIYLNRTARTKWQSLERRVTDIIMQRMTISNMETDMNRLLKQREELTKRRERVSRKREKMAVEGADADRSLASLNEELESLSANIDYINDSIADCQANIMQMEEAKEEGDTVDVTAVISSCNLSEARFVLDHFVTMALNKGLQAAQKESQLKVMEGRLKQTEINSATQNQLLFHMLKEKAEINPELDALLGSALQENGDDSSSDESTPSPATEGSTLASDLMKLCGESRPRSKARRRTTTQMELLYAGSGDPSCESPTGDFSAPLLPLTERLEGLADMQGHAAGQMPDREQTVSPSALSARPAGISRSRSPTGTERRQLERSPLTRRKLQEKGTTATHIPAPIHTPPVSTAEPKTKGSDYKTMLDESPPFEGHRGVINPVTSPKNSRGTKLQCVYVAEGHTKPVLCVDATDDLLFTGSKDRTCKVWNLVTGQEIMSLAEHPSSVVSVRYTSSLVFTVSNAYIKVWDIRDSAKCIRTLTSSGQVGTGDTCSSARSLSIPPGESQINQITLNPSGSFLYAAAGNSVRMWDLRKFVSTGKLTGHLGPVMCLTVDKLGSGQDIVLTGSKDRHIKMFEVAEGAQGSVTSSHTFDPAHQDSVESLAVHGDIFYSGSRDYYIKKWDFASKQLLQSVSAQTDWISALGMVPGSPVLLSGCRGGLLRLWHADTLAPLGEVRGHDSPINGMATNSSQLFTASDDRTVKIWEAKGSLEDGVH, via the exons GATTCGTCCTCAGTTGGCCAAAGAGAAGATTGAGGGCTGTCACATCTGTACGTATGTAATGCCCGGGGAGCCACAGGTGTTCCTTGGTAAGGACAAAGCCTTCACTTATGACTACGTCTTCGATATGGACAGCCAGCAGGAAACCATCTACACCCACTGCACAGAGAGCCTCATCGATGGCTGCTTCGAGGGCTACAATGCCACAATCTTTGCTTACGGACAG ACGGGTTCAGGGAAGACCTACACCATGGGAACTGGCTTCGATGTCAGCATCGGTGAGGAAGAGCTGGGTATCATTCCCCGGGCCGTCCACCACCTGTTCCGAGGGATCGAGGAACGCAGACAGGCTGCCACCGAGCAGGGCAGGCCTGTTCCTGAGTTCAAAATCAACGCCCAGTTCCTGGAg CTGTACAATGAGGAGGTGCTGGACTTGTTCGACTCAACGCGAGACATTGAGGCCAGGAAACAGAGATCCAACATCAAAATCCACGAGGACGCCAATGGAGGCATCTACACCGTGGGCGTCACCACTCGCACCGTCACCTCTGCGGCTGAG aTGATTCAGTGTTTGAAGCTGGGTGCTCTGTCTCGAACCACTGCCAGCACCCAGATGAACGTCCAGAGTTCACGCTCCCACGCCATCTTCACCATCCACCTGTGCCAAGTTCGAGTATGCTCACCCGATAACAAC GATAATGCAACAGACAACCGTCTAGCTAACAACTCAGAGATTAATGAGTTTGAGACGCTTACAGCCAAGTTCCACTTTGTGGACCTCGCTGGTTCAGAGAGACTGAAGAGAACCGGAGCTACAGGAGACAGAGCGAAAGAGGGCATCTCCATCAACTGTGGCCTG CTCGCCCTGGGAAATGTCATCAGTGCTCTGGGAGACAGGAGTAAGCGTTCCACTCATGTGCCTTACAGAGACTCCAAACTGACccggctgctgcaggactcaCTAGGTGGCAACAG TCAAACAGTGATGATCGCCTGTATCAGCCCATCGGACCGGGACTTCATGGAGACCCTGAACTCACTGAAGTACGCCAACCGAGCTCGAAACATCAAGAACAAGGTGATAGTGAACCAGGACCGAGCCAGCCAGCAGATCAGCACCCTGAGGACGGAGATAGCACGACTGCAGATGGAGCTGATGGAGTACAAGACG GGTAAGCGCATGGTGGGTGAAGATGGCATGGAGGGAATCAATGACTTGGTCCATGAGAACTCGATGTTGCAGACTGAGAACAATAATCTGAGAGTGAGGGTGAAGGCCATGCAGGAGACCATCGACGCCCAGAGAGGCAGACTCACACAGATACTCAGCGACCATGCCAACCAGGCCCTGGCCAAAGCAG GTGAAGGCAATGAAGAGATCGGGAACATGATTCAGAACTACATCAAAGAAATCGAGGAGCTCAG aGCCAAACTTCTTGAGAGTGAGGCTGTTAACGAGAACCTCAGGAAGAACCTCTCTCGGGCTTCCACTCGATCCTCGCTGTATGGCGGCCCTGGCTCCTTCTCCACCGCCCTCCTCGCACCTGAGAAGGAGGCCAGCGAGGTCATTGAGATGGCCAAGAGGGATCTGCAGAAACtcaagaagaaggaaaagaagaagaaaaagag GCTAAGACGATGCAAGGAGAATCACCACCAAGAGGTTGAAGACGCCAG TGTTATCAAAGAAGAAGTCCCAGATAATGACCAGGAGCAAAGCACTGAGGATGCAGATGTG GAGGTCAGCGACCATGAAGAAggtgaagaaggagaaggagaagaggaggactCTGACATGGCGGGAGAGGATACGTCTGAGGAGTCTGACTCTGAAGACCTGGATGAGAAAG AAAACGTCCAGGCTGACCTGGCCAACATCACCTGTGAGATCGCCATCAAGCAGAAGCTCATAGATGAGCTGGAGAACAGCCAGCGGCGTCTGCACACTCTCAAACAGCAGTATGAGCAGAAGCTGTCGATGCTGCAGAACAAGATCAGGGACACGCAACTGGAGAGGGACAAGGTGCTGCACAATATGG GTTCAGTGGAGTCTGGTACGGAGGAGAAGGCAAAGAAGATTAAAGTAGAGTACGAGAGGAAGCTGACCTCCATGAACAAAGAGCTGCAGAAGCTTCAGTCCGCTCAGAAGGAACACGCCCGCCTGCTGAAGAACCAGTCCCAGTATGAGAAACAGCTCAAGAAGCTCCAGCTTGATGTGACTGAGATGAAGAAGACCAAG GTGTCACTGATGCGTCAGATGAAGGAGCAGCAGGAACGCAACAGAGTCACAGAGTgcaggaggaacagagagatTGCCTCTTTGAAGAAAGATCAGCGCAGAGCTGAG CATCAACTGAAGCAGGTGGAGGCTCAGAAAAGACAACAGGAGCTTGTCCTGCGCAGGAAGACTGAAGAG GTGACGGCTCTCAGACGGCAGGTGAGGCCTGTGTCAGGCAAGATGACCAGGAAGGTCAGCTTACCTGAACCTCTTCAGGAGCCGTCGCACCGAGCCAGCCTGGGAAGGCTGCAGTCCTCGGTGGCGTCCCCATCCAATGGAGCCAG GAGTTCTCCAGTACGGATGGGAAGCATCTACCTCAACCGGACAGCCAGGACCAAATGGCAGTCATTGGAGAGACGCGTCACTGACATCATCATGCAGAGGATGACCATCTCTAACATGGAGACGGATATGAACCGACTGCTGAAG CAAAGAGAGGAGCTGACCAAGCGGAGGGAGCGAGTGTccaggaagagagaaaagatggcAGTGGAGGGGGCGGATGCCGACCGCTCCCTGGCCTCCCTCAATGAGGAGCTGGAGTCTCTGAGCGCCAACATCGACTACATCAATGACAGCATTGCTGACTGCCAGGCCAACATCATGCAGATGGAGGAGGCAAAG GAGGAAGGAGACACAGTGGATGTTACCGCAGTGATAAGCTCCTGTAATCTGTCAGAGGCCCGCTTCGTTCTGGACCACTTTGTGACGATGGCCCTCAATAAG GGTCTGCAGGCGGCTCAGAAGGAGTCCCAGCTGAAGGTGATGGAGGGCAGGTTGAAACAGACAGAGATCAACAGCGCCACCCAGAACCAGCTGCTGTTTCACATGCTGAAGGAGAAAGCTGAGATCAACCCTGAGCTGGACGCCTTGCTGGGCAGCGCTCTGCAAG aGAATGGAgatgacagcagcagtgatgaGTCCACCCCCAGTCCAGCCACAGAGGGCAG CACACTGGCATCAGACCTAATGAAGTTATGTGGTGAATCCAGACCGAGAAGTAAG GCTCGAAGACGAACCACCACCCAGATGGAGCTGCTTTACGCTGGCAGCGGGGATCCATCCTGTGAATCCCCCACCGGAGACTTCTCTGCCCCTTTGCTTCCCCTCACAGAGCGTCTGGAAGGCTTGGCGGACATGCAGGGTCACGCGGCTGGTCAAATGCCTGACCGCGAGCAAACTGTTTCCCCATCTGCACTGTCTGCCAGGCCAGCTGGCAT TTCTAGATCCAGGTCACCCACAGGGACTGAGAGGAGGCAGCTGGAGCGGTCACCTCTCACCCGAAGGAAGCTGCAAGAGAAAGGAACAACGGCGACACACATCCCAGcacccatacacacacctcCAGTCAGCACAGCAGAGCCTAAAACTAAAGGCAGTGACTACAAAACAAT gTTAGACGAGTCACCTCCATTTGAAGGCCATAG AGGTGTAATCAACCCCGTGACGTCCCCTAAGAACAGCCGGGGGACAAAACTTCAGTGCGTCTATGTAGCTGAGGGCCACACCAAACCTGTTCTCTGTGTGGACGCCACTGATGATCTGCTCTTCACAGGATCCAAAG aTCGAACATGTAAGGTGTGGAACTTGGTGACAGGTCAGGAGATCATGTCACTAGCAGAGCATCCCAGCAGTGTCGTCTCAGTCAG ATACACTTCCAGCCTCGTCTTCACAGTTTCCAACGCTTACATCAAAGTCTGGGACATACGAGATTCTGCCAAGTGTATACGCACTCTCAC GTCGTCAGGCCAGGTGGGTACAGGGGACACCTGTTCTTCAGCCAGGAGTTTATCCATCCCACCAGGAGAGAGTCAGATCAACCAGATCACACTCAACCCTTCTGGCTCCTTCCTTTATGCTGCTGCTGGCAATTCTGTGCGCATGTGGGACCTCCGCAA gtttgtgtccacagggaaGCTGACTGGCCATTTGGGACCTGTCATGTGTCTGACTGTTGATAAATTGGGTAGTGGACAGGACATTGTGCTCACTGGCTCCAAAGACCGTCATATTAAA atgtttgaGGTGGCAGAAGGTGCTCAGGGTAGCGTCACCTCCAGCCATACGTTTGATCCCGCCCATCAGGACAGCGTGGAGTCCCTGGCCGTGCATGGAGACATTTTCTACAGCGGATCCAGAGACTACTACATCAAAAAGTGGGACTTTGCCAGTAAACAGCTGCTACAG TCAGTCAGTGCCCAGACAGACTGGATTAGTGCTCTGGGCATGGTGCCAGGCTCACCGGTACTGCTTAGCGGGTGTAGAGGAGGGCTGCTGCGCCTCTGGCACGCCGACACGCTAGCACCCCTTGGCGAGGTACGAGGACATGACAGCCCCATCAACGGCATGGCCACCAACAGCAGCCAACTGTTCACCGCTTCTGA tgACCGTACTGTGAAGATTTGGGAAGCCAAAGGATCTCTAGAGGATGGAGTCCACTGA